From the Sphingomonas mesophila genome, one window contains:
- a CDS encoding PilZ domain-containing protein, translated as MTEALAPWLGEAQLMSDVLLYERASASFAAALAKRGHHIVYRTNELNRCPGCGRSNWYVGRVSAECGFCGTAVPLAEASRSDGSAATRSNSSFSQDQRRHKRLPGNGRKLKLLVDGSPDSFAVHNISEGGLMGEHEGELLAGTEVQVRFDGGVLVPAVVSWVDDGLVGLAFIDPVALDRSKTPH; from the coding sequence ATGACCGAGGCCCTTGCGCCTTGGCTAGGTGAGGCGCAACTTATGTCAGACGTGCTACTGTATGAGCGGGCTTCAGCTTCGTTCGCGGCGGCGCTGGCAAAGCGCGGGCATCATATCGTTTACCGTACGAACGAGCTTAACCGCTGCCCGGGGTGCGGCCGTTCCAATTGGTATGTTGGACGGGTCAGCGCGGAGTGCGGCTTTTGCGGGACCGCTGTTCCATTGGCCGAGGCGTCTCGAAGTGATGGATCGGCAGCGACCCGCTCAAATTCCTCGTTTTCCCAAGACCAGCGGCGACACAAGAGACTTCCCGGCAACGGCCGCAAGCTGAAGCTCCTGGTCGACGGTTCGCCGGACAGCTTCGCAGTTCACAACATCTCCGAAGGCGGGCTGATGGGAGAGCACGAGGGTGAACTCCTCGCGGGAACCGAAGTCCAGGTCCGTTTCGACGGCGGGGTTTTAGTCCCGGCCGTAGTAAGCTGGGTTGATGACGGACTTGTTGGCTTGGCGTTTATTGATCCGGTCGCGCTCGATCGCAGCAAGACGCCCCACTGA
- a CDS encoding DUF6894 family protein produces MPKYHIALRTESIVSETLDVERANLTELRIEVAQFVGQLLSDHANEIWVDEDWRVDVTNVDGLILYVMHISAFEAPAAKKASASAA; encoded by the coding sequence GTGCCGAAATACCATATCGCCCTGCGCACGGAGAGCATCGTTTCTGAGACGCTCGATGTCGAGCGTGCCAATTTGACAGAACTTCGGATCGAGGTGGCCCAGTTCGTCGGCCAGCTTCTGAGCGACCACGCGAACGAAATCTGGGTGGACGAAGATTGGCGTGTGGACGTGACCAATGTCGATGGGCTCATTCTCTACGTGATGCACATCTCGGCATTCGAAGCACCAGCAGCCAAGAAGGCAAGCGCGTCGGCCGCGTAA
- a CDS encoding thermonuclease family protein, translated as MLTFLLAAAFYAAPEPIYGIAVAGDGDSLTVAGQRVRLFGIDAPEFDQACTRAGKNWSCGREAADQLSKLVTGRQVRCAPTGVDDFGRTLARCSTAGIDVNTTMVALGYAVAFRRYSTDYVSAEEAARNNRRGMWAGTFEMPSQVRSAAREADRRPPSSRVLKQRPAAAPRVVASGACNIKGNRSRRGEWIYHVPGMPYYAQTRAEELFCSEADARAAGYRRALVR; from the coding sequence ATGCTTACCTTTCTCCTCGCCGCGGCTTTCTACGCCGCCCCCGAGCCCATCTACGGCATCGCCGTGGCCGGTGACGGGGACTCCCTGACGGTCGCCGGCCAGCGCGTCCGCCTCTTCGGCATCGACGCTCCTGAGTTCGATCAGGCCTGCACCCGCGCCGGCAAGAACTGGTCGTGCGGCAGGGAGGCGGCGGACCAGCTGTCGAAGCTCGTCACGGGCCGACAGGTGCGGTGCGCGCCCACGGGGGTGGATGACTTCGGCCGGACCCTGGCCCGCTGCAGCACCGCCGGGATCGACGTGAACACGACCATGGTCGCCCTGGGCTACGCCGTCGCGTTCCGTCGCTACTCCACTGATTACGTCTCGGCCGAGGAAGCAGCGCGCAATAACCGCCGCGGAATGTGGGCCGGGACGTTCGAGATGCCGTCGCAGGTGCGCTCCGCGGCGCGCGAGGCAGATCGCCGACCGCCGTCTTCCCGGGTGCTAAAGCAGCGGCCGGCGGCGGCGCCAAGGGTCGTGGCGTCGGGCGCATGCAATATAAAGGGGAACAGGAGCCGCAGGGGCGAGTGGATCTACCACGTCCCGGGCATGCCTTACTACGCGCAGACCCGCGCCGAGGAGCTATTCTGCAGCGAGGCCGACGCCCGGGCCGCAGGCTACCGGCGGGCTCTGGTTCGATAA